One window of the Sparus aurata chromosome 17, fSpaAur1.1, whole genome shotgun sequence genome contains the following:
- the rbm12bb gene encoding RNA binding motif protein 12Bb codes for MAVVIRLQGLRITAGSEDIRKFFTGLKIPDGGVHIIGGEREEAFIIFASDEDARRAMIRSGGFIRGSPVTLLLSSKTEMQSILERSTKSAELDQKRRLEESARRDRRSVDPDMGRRSGSRSGHTPPPQHQRNSNTDDFLHVFLRGMPFSVTEAEVRDFFSGLLVEEIVLLKNGNGLKNGKGLVKFATREDAYEALKRDRRYIGSRYVEVSPTTEDEWRQVSAKVSMDVKTGNNFERERSPIRNQRNPQHHARSRSPFAQRPIAPTDDEYCVLLENMSYAAEKEHIKDLFRNAKLEDDQILHLMGSDGKRTRATFVLFKSLRDYCDALSHEKRLFLNRWVSTRPISREKMISLLESPNIGDGRPGDSERFQERPPSYPSDGYDSEKLCLFVRNLPFDVRKVEIMDFFIGFNVTEDKVFMLRDHKGAGVGKALILFQSEAEAMAAVSLNGRRFLGSEVILKCISRSQMQQLGVEPPVVQESVVQQPRPREEPFSGRSSEALYQPGDTDYPDFRVSSDGNLPMTNVQGHKQGGWDYEPYAGGPYAPQDRGNGVRGGFGPSEKHFDCPTRVQLANLPFQIRNEEIYDFCYGYRIIPGSVSLQYDPSGKPKGSATALFESRQEALTAIQELSGRPIGPRKIQLLLV; via the coding sequence ATGGCAGTCGTCATCCGTTTACAGGGATTGAGAATCACAGCAGGCTCTGAGGATATTCGCAAGTTCTTCACTGGCCTCAAAATTCCGGATGGAGGGGTGCATATAATTGGTGGAGAGCGAGAGGAGGCTTTCATTATATTTGCTTCAGATGAAGATGCAAGAAGAGCCATGATTCGCTCCGGTGGATTCATCCGCGGTTCACCTGTTACATTGCTGCTAAGTAGTAAAACGGAGATGCAGAGCATCCTTGAAAGAAGTACAAAAAGTGCAGAGCTAGATCAGAAGAGAAGACTTGAGGAGAGTGCAAGACGTGATAGAAGATCTGTTGACCCTGACATGGGCAGGAGGTCAGGTAGCAGATCTGGTCATACCCCTCCCCCCCAGCACCAGAGGAATTCAAACACTGATGATTTCCTGCATGTGTTTCTAAGAGGAATGCCTTTCTCTGTGACAGAAGCAGAAGTCCGTGACTTTTTCAGTGGTTTACTTGTTGAGGAAATAGTCTTGTTGAAAAATGGAAATGGTTTAAAGAATGGGAAAGGTCTTGTCAAATTTGCAACAAGAGAGGATGCATATGAAGCCCTGAAGAGGGATAGGAGATACATTGGGTCCAGGTATGTGGAGGTCTCCCCAACAACAGAGGATGAATGGCGCCAGGTTTCTGCTAAAGTGTCAATGGATGTGAAAACAGGCAACAACTTTGAAAGGGAGAGATCACCTATTCGTAATCAGAGGAATCCACAACATCATGCAAGGTCAAGGTCACCTTTTGCCCAGAGGCCCATTGCTCCTACTGATGATGAGTACTGCGTTCTGTTAGAAAATATGTCCTATGCAGCAGAAAAAGAACACATAAAAGACCTTTTCCGTAATGCAAAGCTCGAGGATGACCAGATCTTACACCTCATGGGCAGTGATGGGAAAAGAACCAGAGCCACCTTTGTGCTCTTCAAGAGTCTGCGTGACTACTGTGATGCCTTATCTCATGAAAAAAGGTTGTTTCTCAACAGATGGGTTTCTACACGCCCAATCTCAAGAGAGAAAATGATCTCTCTTCTGGAATCTCCGAACATTGGTGACGGACGTCCTGGGGACTCCGAAAGGTTTCAGGAGAGGCCTCCATCCTACCCAAGTGATGGTTATGACTCTGAGaaattgtgtctgtttgtgagaAACCTGCCATTTGATGTGCGCAAAGTTGAAATCATGGACTTCTTCATTGGGTTTAATGTCACAGAAGACAAGGTGTTCATGCTGCGTGACCATAAAGGAGCTGGGGTCGGAAAGGCTTTGATTCTCTTCCAGTCCGAGGCAGAGGCCATGGCTGCAGTCTCTCTCAATGGACGGAGGTTTCTTGGGTCAGAAGTCATACTGAAATGCATTTCGCGTTCGCAGATGCAGCAGTTGGGTGTTGAGCCACCAGTGGTGCAAGAGTCAGTTGTGCAGCAGCCACGGCCAAGAGAAGAGCCGTTCTCGGGGAGGAGCAGCGAGGCACTCTATCAGCCTGGTGACACTGATTATCCTGACTTCAGGGTTTCTTCTGATGGTAACTTACCCATGACTAATGTACAGGGTCATAAACAAGGAGGCTGGGATTATGAGCCCTACGCAGGAGGCCCTTATGCTCCACAAGACAGGGGTAATGGCGTTCGTGGTGGCTTTGGTCCTTCTGAGAAGCATTTTGATTGTCCCACCCGTGTGCAGCTAGCTAACTTGCCTTTTCAAATCAGAAATGAAGAAATCTATGACTTCTGCTATGGATATCGCATTATCCCCGGATCTGTCTCGCTGCAATATGACCCCAGTGGAAAACCTAAAGGGTCTGCAACTGCATTGTTTGAGTCCCGTCAGGAGGCGTTGACCGCAATTCAGGAACTGAGTGGAAGACCGATAGGTCCAAGAAAAATACAGCTACTGCTTGTGTGA
- the gra gene encoding uncharacterized protein C8orf88 homolog has protein sequence MEVSRRRVLQKHLEPARPLRRCLHGVIEPNVNAATCAQAVMEEVHQEANDEIEQFYKIVNMHKQKEGRISYTRDFLIALANCPEARKKPEFLPEHPIVLTEARDVGDHEMMAERLPSP, from the exons ATGGAGGTATCAAGGAGAAGAGTCCTCCAGAAACATCTGGAGCCAGCCAGACCCCTGCGCCGCTGCCTCCATGGTGTAATTG AGCCCAACGTGAATGCTGCTACATGTGCACAGgcagtgatggaggaggtgcaCCAAGAG GCAAACGATGAGATAGAGCAGTTCTACAAGATTGTCaacatgcacaaacagaaaGAAG GCAGAATATCTTACACAAGAGATTTTTTAATTGCACTGGCGAATTGTCCTGAGGCCAGGAAGAAGCCGGAATTCTTGCCCGAGCACCCCATAGTCTTAACTGAAGCA AGAGATGTTGGTGACCATGAAAT gaTGGCAGAAAGGCTTCCCTCACCTTAA
- the LOC115566618 gene encoding uridine phosphorylase 1-like, translating to MDPKDGKRTGSCSSPVCVNNPHLDAMKDDILYHFSLGTRTHDLPAMFGDVKFVCVGGSPWRMKSFIEYIAAELSMEDPESEYPNICAGTDRYAMYKIGPVLSVSHGMGIPSIAIMLHELIKLLHHARCTDVTIIRIGTSGGIGLGPGTVVITKQSVDATFLPKFEQVILGKTVVRNTDLDQSLAEELLQCSKELNQFETVIGNTMCTLDFYEGQARLDGAFCSYTEKDKQDYLKKANEAGVCNIEMESSVFAAMCKLSGLRAAVVCVTLLDRLKGDQLNSSHEVLQDYQQRPQILVGSYIKKQLRAKAGRS from the exons ATGGACCCGAAGGACGGCAAGCGAACCGGGTCATGCAGCAG CCCTGTTTGTGTGAACAACCCACACCTGGATGCGATGAAAGATGACATCCTCTACCACTTCAGTTTAGGAACCAGAACCCACGACCTGCCAGCGATGTTTGGTGATGTCAAA tttgtgtgtgtcgggggTAGTCCCTGGAGAATGAAGTCATTCATCGAGTACATAGCTGCTGAGCTCAGTATGGAGGACCCCGAATCAGAGTATCCAAATATCTGTGCTGGAACGGATCGCTATGCTATGTACAAAATCGGCCCTGTACTCTCTGTCAGT CATGGGATGGGCATCCCCTCTATTGCCATAATGTTGCATGAGCTGATAAAGCTCCTCCATCATGCACGTTGCACAGATGTTACAATTATACGCATTGGGACATCAGGTGGAATAG GGCTTGGACCTGGCACTGTTGTTATCACCAAGCAGTCTGTGGATGCTACCTTCCTGCCCAAGTTTGAGCAGGTGATCCTGGGGAAGACAGTGGTGCGTAATACCGATCTGGACCAAAGCCTGGCTGAGGAGCTGTTGCAGTGCAGCAAAGAGCTGAACCAGTTTGAGACTGTGATAGGCAACACCATGTGCACACTGGATTTCTATGAAG gaCAGGCCCGTCTGGATGGTGCTTTCTGCTCCTACACTGAGAAGGATAAACAGGACTACCTCAAGAAAGCCAATGAAGCGGGGGTCTGCAATATTGAAATGGAGTCATCCGTGTTTGCTGCCATGTGCAAGCTGAGTGGTCTGCGAG CGGCCGTGGTTTGTGTGACGCTACTGGATCGGCTGAAGGGGGATCAGCTGAACAGCTCTCATGAAGTCCTTCAGGATTACCAACAACGTCCTCAGATACTGGTCGGCTCCTACATTAAGAAGCAGCTGAGGGCCAAAGCAGGACGTAGCTAA
- the LOC115567701 gene encoding uridine phosphorylase 1-like, producing MDPKDARQSAACSTVCVNNPHLGAMKDDSLYHFSLGTTTHDLPAMFGDVKFVCVGGSPRRMKSFIKHIAAELSMEDAKSEYPNICAGTDRFVMYKTGPVLSVSHGMGVPSTGIMLNELIKLLHHAQCTDVTIIRIGTSGGIGLAPGTVVITKQAVDATFLPKFEQVILGKTVVRNTDLDQSLAEELLQCSKELNQFETVIGNTMCTLDFYEGQARLDGAFCSYTEKDKQDYLKKANEAGVCNIEMESSVFAAMCKLSGLRAAVVCVTLLDRLKGDQLSSSHEVLQQRPQILVGSYIKKQLRAKAVLPTVVVL from the exons ATGGATCCAAAGGACGCCAGGCAGAGCGCAGCATGCAG CACCGTTTGTGTGAACAACCCACATCTGGGTGCAATGAAAGATGACAGCCTCTACCACTTCAGTTTAGGAACCACAACTCACGACCTACCAGCTATGTTTGGTGATGTCAAG tttgtgtgtgtcgggggCAGTCCGAGGAGAATGAAATCATTTATCAAGCACATAGCTGCTGAGCTCAGTATGGAGGACGCCAAATCAGAGTATCCGAATATCTGTGCCGGAACGGATCGCTTTGTTATGTATAAAACTGGCCCTGTACTCTCTGTCAGT CATGGGATGGGCGTTCCATCTACTGGCATCATGTTGAATGAGCTGATAAAGCTCCTCCATCATGCACAGTGCACAGATGTGACAATTATACGCATTGGGACATCAGGTGGAATAG GGCTTGCGCCTGGCACCGTTGTTATCACCAAGCAGGCTGTGGATGCCACCTTCTTGCCCAAGTTTGAGCAGGTGATCCTGGGGAAGACGGTGGTGCGTAATACCGATCTGGACCAAAGCCTGGCTGAGGAGCTGTTGCAGTGCAGCAAAGAGCTGAACCAGTTTGAGACTGTGATAGGCAACACCATGTGCACACTGGATTTCTATGAAG gaCAGGCCCGTCTGGATGGTGCTTTCTGCTCCTACACTGAGAAGGATAAACAGGACTACCTCAAGAAAGCAAATGAAGCGGGGGTCTGCAATATTGAAATGGAGTCATCCGTTTTTGCTGCCATGTGCAAGCTGAGTGGTCTGCGAG CGGCCGTGGTTTGTGTGACGCTACTGGATCGGCTGAAGGGGGATCAGCTGAGCAGCTCTCATGAAGTCCTTCAACAGCGTCCTCAGATACTGGTCGGCTCCTACATTAAGAAGCAGCTGAGGGCCAAAGCAGTGCTACCAACAGTTGTCGTGCTATAA